The following are from one region of the Rhodopirellula sp. P2 genome:
- a CDS encoding VWA domain-containing protein, which yields MASSPPHEPNTNTGNSDGPGSNRPRTSRVPGNVPAVETPWQRPTVSTGPLVGSCLVHLILIGSVLGWVQSRSAGTIEQPTTSVGVAMAYRMPDRTLYVTEDSTEQSDAATANRSDRAVDERSQSVDSTDAEQSQSTASAASAPPAGFVPPVDLDGLFAELTRRGVAAGESEGTGVEGVLRFGDGKTADQLGTGELVPGTTRAGEGAGQTTTSVFGVSGSGSAFVYVFDHSESMSASGGKPLRAAKQELIRSLQTLSERQQFQVIFYNDRPKAFSPDGQTSGLVWGEEGNRQRAEAFVQRTVAIGGTEHQLALRMALRLAPDAIFFLTDASIQTMSAEQMADIRRRAEQTGTVIHAIQFGSGPEPANSFMKEIARQNRGGYRYLDVVSGG from the coding sequence ATGGCCTCCTCACCTCCTCACGAACCGAACACGAACACCGGGAATTCCGACGGACCAGGATCCAATCGTCCTCGAACCAGTCGTGTTCCAGGCAACGTGCCTGCGGTCGAGACGCCGTGGCAGCGGCCGACCGTTTCGACTGGGCCGCTGGTTGGTTCCTGTTTGGTTCACCTGATTCTGATTGGCTCCGTTCTTGGCTGGGTGCAATCTCGATCGGCGGGGACGATCGAGCAGCCGACGACCAGCGTCGGTGTGGCGATGGCCTACCGAATGCCGGACCGGACGCTGTACGTCACCGAAGATTCCACGGAACAGTCCGACGCCGCGACCGCGAACCGATCGGATCGAGCAGTCGATGAACGTTCCCAGTCCGTCGATTCGACCGATGCGGAGCAGTCGCAGTCGACAGCATCGGCCGCGTCGGCACCGCCGGCGGGCTTTGTGCCGCCCGTGGATTTGGACGGTTTGTTTGCCGAACTGACTCGCCGCGGCGTGGCGGCGGGCGAGTCCGAGGGGACCGGAGTCGAAGGTGTGCTGCGGTTTGGCGACGGCAAAACCGCGGATCAGTTGGGCACCGGTGAATTGGTTCCCGGCACGACCCGCGCGGGCGAAGGGGCGGGTCAAACCACCACCTCGGTGTTTGGTGTCTCGGGATCCGGCAGCGCGTTTGTGTATGTGTTCGACCACAGCGAGAGCATGTCCGCATCCGGTGGCAAACCTTTGCGAGCGGCCAAGCAAGAATTGATTCGAAGCTTGCAGACGTTGAGTGAACGCCAGCAGTTTCAGGTCATCTTTTACAATGATCGCCCCAAGGCGTTTTCACCCGATGGTCAGACCAGCGGTTTGGTTTGGGGGGAAGAGGGCAATCGCCAACGGGCCGAGGCGTTTGTCCAGCGGACCGTCGCGATCGGCGGGACCGAGCACCAGTTGGCACTGCGGATGGCGTTGCGGTTGGCACCGGACGCGATTTTCTTTTTGACCGACGCGTCGATTCAAACGATGAGTGCGGAACAGATGGCGGACATCCGCCGGAGAGCGGAGCAGACCGGGACGGTGATCCATGCGATCCAGTTCGGCTCGGGCCCCGAGCCCGCGAATTCGTTCATGAAAGAAATCGCACGTCAAAATCGCGGCGGGTATCGCTACCTCGATGTGGTCTCTGGCGGCTGA
- a CDS encoding tributyrin esterase — MTKEPQQPDHSWDISQLSDAELRSAMQSIPCQTDPEAPAPLVELTGLHGQHSAMMRCQTPLRFQAAGDLGDYAFAFCRDADVRLDGNVGHGAGDGMSGGVVLITGNAGCGLGSAMTGGTLAVYGSAGDRVGAAMRGGSIFVRGSVGDDTGAGALGGTIVVGGDAGKRLGDGLNNVTVFLRGKAESLAPGVIEAPLRKREEVRLGLLLMGASIRGSASEFRRIIPQARLDAEEAGAGEIRPNWR, encoded by the coding sequence GTGACGAAGGAACCCCAGCAGCCCGATCATTCTTGGGACATTTCCCAGCTGTCCGATGCCGAATTGCGATCGGCGATGCAATCGATTCCCTGTCAAACCGACCCCGAGGCCCCCGCGCCGCTGGTCGAGTTGACCGGCCTGCATGGCCAGCATTCTGCGATGATGCGTTGCCAAACGCCGCTTCGATTCCAGGCCGCAGGCGACCTAGGCGATTACGCGTTCGCGTTTTGTCGCGATGCGGACGTTCGCCTGGACGGCAACGTTGGCCACGGCGCCGGCGACGGCATGAGCGGCGGCGTGGTCCTGATCACGGGCAATGCGGGCTGCGGTTTGGGATCGGCGATGACCGGCGGGACCCTGGCCGTCTACGGCTCGGCAGGCGACCGGGTCGGTGCGGCAATGCGTGGCGGCAGCATCTTTGTTCGCGGTAGCGTCGGCGATGACACGGGTGCCGGAGCCCTGGGCGGCACGATCGTGGTCGGCGGAGATGCGGGCAAACGACTGGGCGACGGGTTGAACAACGTGACCGTTTTCCTGCGCGGCAAGGCGGAATCCTTGGCCCCCGGTGTGATCGAAGCTCCGCTGAGAAAACGAGAAGAGGTCCGCCTGGGATTGCTGCTGATGGGAGCCTCGATTCGCGGCTCAGCTTCCGAGTTTCGACGCATCATTCCCCAGGCACGCCTGGACGCCGAAGAAGCGGGTGCCGGCGAAATCCGCCCGAACTGGCGCTAG
- a CDS encoding purine-nucleoside phosphorylase: MPANFSHPAVPDPLPDFSESLAALQAKIPVLRESPHPPLGVVLGSGLGGLADAIESPTVIPYREIPGLAASTAAGHRGEFIVGHLASRPIIAMAGRLHVYEGHSLPDVTRPVALMAGIGISELVVSCAAGGLNPSFSVGDLVLIHEHSSWLGGKLGAPPTLFQSPINPSSAPASAAGWFQRRLSTCDPTLDQIAHQTAHKHGFELRRGMYLAVNGPNYETRAECRMMRGLGADLVGMSTVPEILSASSAGVRTIGISVVTNLALPDAPVTADHADVLEVCERAADRLQQIVRAIATHGA; encoded by the coding sequence TTGCCCGCCAACTTCAGCCATCCCGCCGTGCCGGACCCGCTCCCCGATTTTTCAGAATCGCTGGCGGCCCTGCAGGCGAAGATCCCGGTTCTTCGTGAATCCCCCCATCCGCCCCTGGGAGTCGTGCTCGGCAGCGGACTGGGGGGACTCGCCGATGCGATCGAATCCCCCACCGTCATCCCCTACCGTGAGATCCCCGGTCTGGCCGCGTCCACCGCTGCCGGGCACCGGGGCGAATTCATTGTGGGGCACCTGGCGTCGCGGCCAATCATCGCCATGGCCGGCCGACTGCACGTTTACGAGGGACATTCACTGCCAGACGTCACCCGGCCCGTCGCACTGATGGCGGGAATCGGAATCAGCGAACTGGTCGTCAGCTGTGCGGCAGGCGGGCTGAACCCCAGTTTTTCAGTCGGTGATCTGGTCCTGATCCATGAACACAGCAGTTGGTTGGGTGGAAAACTAGGGGCACCTCCGACCCTGTTTCAGTCCCCGATAAACCCATCGTCAGCGCCAGCCTCGGCGGCGGGGTGGTTCCAACGGCGGCTGAGCACCTGTGATCCGACACTCGACCAAATCGCTCACCAGACCGCTCACAAGCACGGGTTTGAACTTCGCCGCGGAATGTACTTGGCCGTCAACGGCCCCAACTACGAAACCCGGGCGGAGTGCCGAATGATGCGGGGCTTGGGTGCGGACTTGGTCGGCATGAGCACCGTCCCAGAGATCCTGTCCGCCTCCTCGGCGGGCGTTCGAACAATAGGGATTTCAGTCGTCACCAACCTCGCGCTGCCTGACGCCCCGGTGACCGCCGATCACGCGGATGTCTTGGAGGTGTGCGAGCGGGCCGCCGACCGGTTACAACAAATCGTCCGAGCGATTGCCACCCATGGAGCGTGA
- the fusA gene encoding elongation factor G yields MNLEKIRNIGISAHIDSGKTTLSERILFYSGRIHKIEDVRGGGDGATMDHMELEKERGITITSAATSVQHKGYHINLIDTPGHVDFTVEVERSLRVLDGAVLVLCSVGGVQSQSITVDRQMKRYQIPRLAFINKMDRTGANPRRVVEQLREKLGADAFLAQIPIGAEENFRGVVDLIEMVAYTFEGDQGENVVTGEIPADLKDEAEESRVAMLDSLSNYSDEVMELLLSEEEVPKDMIYKVMRQAVLNGATPVYMGSAYKNKGVQPLLDAVTEYLPSPLDREIYGRDPSDEDKKIELAPDPEKPFVGMAFKIAEDPFGQLTFMRIYQGTIRKGEAYTNQRSTKKERFSRIVRMHSEKREEIDEASAGDIIAVMGIDCASGDTYCSERDYATLESMFVPEPVIKIAVNPLNRGDGDKMSKALQRFRKEDPTFSVYTDEETNEILISGMGELHLEIYIERIRREYGVEIEVGAPKVSYRESPTKEVDFNYKHKKQTGGSGQYAHIVGKLIPIESESEDSFEFEEKVVGGRIPKQYIPAVEKGFRDILGKGPIADYPVVGTRIELLDGSYHDVDSSEKAFYTAAQGCFREYFKQAAPKLLEPIMSVEIEVPEDFQGTVTGDVIRRRGLMTSNDTNEGMTVIRAEVPLAETFGYATDLRSMTQGQGTFTMELAAYRQTPSNIQEDIIAERKKEELAGAR; encoded by the coding sequence ATGAATTTGGAGAAAATCAGAAACATTGGTATCAGTGCCCACATTGACTCGGGCAAGACCACTCTGAGCGAACGGATCCTGTTTTACAGCGGTCGGATTCACAAGATCGAAGATGTTCGTGGTGGTGGTGACGGCGCGACGATGGATCACATGGAACTGGAAAAAGAACGTGGGATCACGATCACCAGTGCCGCGACCAGCGTTCAGCACAAGGGTTATCACATCAACTTGATCGACACGCCCGGCCACGTCGACTTCACCGTCGAAGTGGAACGTTCGCTGCGTGTTCTCGACGGTGCCGTGTTGGTTCTGTGCAGTGTCGGTGGTGTGCAAAGCCAGTCGATCACCGTTGACCGTCAAATGAAGCGATACCAAATTCCTCGCTTGGCGTTCATCAACAAGATGGACCGCACCGGTGCCAACCCCCGACGCGTGGTCGAGCAACTCCGGGAAAAACTCGGTGCCGATGCCTTTTTGGCGCAAATTCCAATCGGCGCGGAAGAAAACTTCCGTGGCGTCGTCGACCTGATCGAAATGGTGGCTTACACCTTCGAAGGCGACCAAGGCGAAAATGTTGTCACGGGCGAAATCCCAGCGGACTTGAAAGACGAAGCGGAAGAGTCACGCGTCGCGATGTTGGATTCGTTGTCCAACTACAGCGATGAAGTGATGGAGTTGCTGCTCAGCGAAGAAGAAGTGCCCAAGGACATGATCTACAAGGTCATGCGTCAGGCCGTTCTGAACGGTGCGACCCCTGTCTACATGGGCAGTGCGTACAAGAACAAAGGTGTTCAACCCTTGCTCGACGCGGTCACCGAGTATTTGCCCAGCCCACTGGATCGTGAAATCTACGGTCGCGACCCTTCTGACGAAGACAAGAAGATCGAATTGGCTCCCGATCCGGAAAAGCCGTTCGTCGGCATGGCCTTCAAGATCGCCGAAGATCCGTTCGGTCAGTTGACCTTCATGCGGATTTACCAAGGCACGATCAGGAAGGGCGAGGCCTACACGAACCAACGTTCGACGAAGAAAGAACGCTTCAGCCGGATTGTGCGAATGCACAGTGAAAAACGTGAAGAAATTGACGAAGCCAGTGCCGGCGACATCATCGCCGTGATGGGCATCGACTGTGCCTCCGGGGACACCTATTGCAGCGAGCGAGATTACGCGACGCTGGAATCGATGTTCGTGCCTGAGCCCGTCATCAAGATCGCCGTCAACCCACTCAACCGTGGCGATGGCGACAAGATGAGCAAGGCGTTGCAACGCTTCCGCAAGGAAGACCCAACGTTCAGCGTTTACACCGACGAAGAAACCAACGAGATCCTGATCTCGGGCATGGGTGAGTTGCACCTGGAGATCTACATCGAACGCATTCGTCGTGAATACGGCGTCGAAATCGAAGTCGGTGCTCCCAAGGTTTCTTACCGCGAAAGCCCGACCAAAGAAGTCGACTTCAACTACAAGCACAAGAAGCAAACCGGTGGTTCAGGTCAGTACGCTCACATCGTTGGCAAGCTGATCCCAATCGAATCGGAAAGCGAAGACAGCTTCGAGTTCGAAGAAAAGGTCGTCGGTGGACGGATTCCAAAGCAGTACATCCCGGCTGTCGAAAAAGGCTTCCGCGATATCCTGGGCAAGGGTCCGATTGCCGATTATCCCGTGGTGGGAACTCGCATCGAGTTGCTCGACGGTAGCTACCACGACGTTGACTCCAGCGAAAAGGCTTTCTACACCGCTGCTCAAGGTTGTTTCCGCGAGTACTTCAAGCAAGCTGCTCCGAAGTTGCTCGAGCCGATCATGAGCGTTGAAATCGAAGTCCCGGAAGACTTCCAAGGAACCGTGACGGGGGACGTGATTCGTCGCCGTGGTCTGATGACCAGCAACGATACCAACGAAGGCATGACGGTCATTCGTGCGGAAGTTCCTTTGGCAGAAACCTTTGGTTACGCCACCGACCTTCGCAGCATGACTCAAGGTCAAGGAACGTTCACGATGGAATTGGCGGCTTACCGTCAGACTCCGTCGAACATCCAAGAAGACATCATTGCGGAACGCAAGAAAGAAGAATTGGCCGGAGCTCGCTAA
- a CDS encoding secondary thiamine-phosphate synthase enzyme YjbQ — MKSLTKELWMEIPHRRGIVSIHREVDQLVRESGIQEGMVLVNAMHITASVFINDNESGLHADYERWLEELVPFHAGTDPASGGYLHNRTGEDNADAHHKRQIMGREVVVAITEGELHLGPWEHIF, encoded by the coding sequence TTGAAGTCATTGACCAAAGAACTGTGGATGGAAATCCCCCACCGTCGCGGAATTGTTTCCATCCACCGAGAAGTCGACCAACTGGTTCGAGAGAGCGGCATCCAAGAAGGCATGGTGTTGGTCAACGCCATGCACATCACCGCCAGCGTCTTCATCAACGACAACGAATCCGGCTTGCACGCGGATTACGAACGTTGGCTTGAGGAACTGGTTCCATTCCATGCCGGTACGGACCCGGCCTCAGGCGGCTACCTGCACAATCGAACGGGAGAGGACAACGCTGACGCGCACCACAAACGCCAAATCATGGGGCGCGAGGTGGTCGTGGCAATCACCGAAGGCGAGCTTCACCTCGGGCCTTGGGAACACATCTTCTAA
- a CDS encoding PhoPQ-activated pathogenicity-related family protein, translated as MFGKRWTFGLLLLWGTLSVTASNLRADDLRPLESDVSGAEATERLAEMVLRRDEHFRWEIRDRGNLGGCDYVLVHLVSQLWQGIPWQHELYILNPPEVDPNESNALMLITGGSWKSEWGSEGPTEVKVPREAVVLASLAMEVKTPVAILKQVPFQPMLDGLKEDALISLTFQKFFETQDPEWPLLPVMARSASAAMDAVVGATEQEWGLSLDGFTVTGASKRGWTTYLVGATDPRVKAIAPMVIDMLNLNVQMKHQLEAWGAYSPQIKDYTQRGLQEMMSTPSGKTLMQLVDPYEHRAALDMPKLVLLGSNDPYWPADSSQHYFDDLPGSKWLLNIPNNGHGLNDISRMVGGVSALHRSVCQDIVMPDWKTRSVTTPEGMEIIATSDQTPTKVMVWTTTSPTRDLRSSHWKSTSLEAAEDGKWNAPIKSPNSGSVAGFIEAQYETGGTFPLSLTSQIYVVE; from the coding sequence GTGTTTGGAAAACGATGGACGTTCGGTTTGTTGCTGCTGTGGGGGACTCTTTCGGTGACCGCTTCCAATCTTCGAGCGGATGACCTCAGGCCGTTGGAATCAGATGTCTCCGGTGCCGAAGCAACCGAGCGTTTGGCGGAGATGGTGTTGCGTCGAGACGAGCATTTTCGCTGGGAGATCCGTGATCGTGGGAATCTCGGTGGGTGCGACTACGTCCTGGTGCACCTGGTCTCACAATTGTGGCAAGGAATTCCTTGGCAACATGAACTGTACATTTTGAATCCGCCGGAGGTGGATCCGAATGAATCCAATGCATTGATGCTGATCACCGGTGGATCTTGGAAATCCGAGTGGGGATCGGAGGGGCCGACTGAAGTCAAAGTGCCCCGCGAGGCGGTTGTTCTGGCGAGTCTCGCAATGGAAGTGAAGACACCGGTTGCGATCCTGAAACAGGTTCCCTTTCAACCGATGTTGGATGGGCTGAAGGAAGACGCTTTGATTTCGCTCACCTTTCAAAAGTTTTTTGAAACGCAGGATCCTGAGTGGCCGTTGTTGCCCGTGATGGCGCGTTCCGCATCGGCTGCGATGGACGCGGTCGTCGGTGCAACCGAGCAGGAGTGGGGGCTGTCGTTGGACGGGTTCACGGTGACCGGAGCGAGCAAACGTGGATGGACAACGTACTTGGTGGGGGCGACGGACCCGCGAGTCAAAGCGATCGCCCCGATGGTCATCGACATGTTGAATCTGAATGTGCAGATGAAACATCAGCTCGAAGCTTGGGGAGCCTACTCGCCTCAGATCAAGGACTACACCCAGCGTGGTCTTCAAGAAATGATGTCGACACCAAGCGGTAAAACGTTGATGCAGTTGGTGGATCCCTATGAGCACCGGGCGGCCTTGGACATGCCCAAGCTCGTGTTGCTGGGCAGCAATGATCCCTATTGGCCTGCCGATTCATCGCAGCACTACTTCGACGATCTGCCCGGTTCAAAGTGGCTGCTGAACATTCCGAACAATGGACACGGGTTGAATGACATCTCAAGAATGGTGGGGGGTGTCTCGGCGCTGCATCGATCGGTCTGCCAAGACATTGTCATGCCGGATTGGAAAACGCGTTCGGTAACCACGCCGGAGGGGATGGAAATCATTGCGACGAGCGATCAAACCCCAACCAAGGTGATGGTTTGGACCACCACCTCGCCCACACGTGACCTCCGATCGTCGCATTGGAAGTCGACGTCCTTGGAGGCGGCAGAGGATGGAAAGTGGAACGCGCCAATCAAATCGCCAAACTCGGGAAGCGTGGCAGGATTCATCGAGGCACAATACGAAACGGGCGGCACATTCCCGCTCTCGTTGACCTCGCAGATTTATGTGGTGGAGTGA
- the hflK gene encoding FtsH protease activity modulator HflK — protein MSFERGNRRDFDWQNIDWGRMEDFRPLLFWGVPAMLLALLAYTSVYTVQAESQGVVLRFGKYIKTVDPGLRYKLPFGVDQVSILPVKRQLKQEFGFGTEGASDTKQYSNEQAEERSMVTGDLNAATVEWIIQYRIRDPQFYLFEVRNPGDTLRAISESVMRTVVGDRTVDEVITVGRQEIEAEALVQLQDVVNKYQLGLSIDQVQLKNVNPPVTVQPSFNEVNQAQQEREKMINVANGEYNKVVPRASGEAEQKIQAAEGYALKRVNEAEGDVSRFNAVLTEYLKAPEVTKRRIYIETMRAVVPNLGKKIILDEEASQILPLLQMSTDTQRGQR, from the coding sequence ATGAGCTTTGAACGCGGCAACCGGCGAGACTTTGATTGGCAAAACATCGATTGGGGGAGGATGGAAGATTTCCGCCCCCTCCTTTTCTGGGGCGTCCCGGCAATGCTATTGGCCCTGTTGGCTTACACCTCCGTTTACACCGTTCAAGCGGAATCGCAAGGAGTTGTGTTGCGGTTCGGCAAGTACATCAAAACGGTCGATCCTGGTCTGCGTTACAAGCTTCCCTTCGGTGTGGATCAGGTCTCCATCCTGCCGGTCAAGCGTCAACTGAAACAGGAGTTTGGATTCGGCACCGAGGGAGCTTCCGACACGAAGCAGTATTCCAATGAGCAAGCTGAGGAACGGAGCATGGTCACCGGTGACCTGAATGCTGCGACTGTGGAATGGATCATCCAGTACCGAATCCGCGATCCACAGTTTTATTTGTTTGAGGTTCGCAACCCCGGCGACACGCTCCGGGCGATTTCAGAATCGGTCATGCGAACCGTGGTTGGTGATCGCACTGTTGACGAGGTGATCACGGTGGGGCGGCAAGAGATCGAAGCGGAAGCTCTTGTTCAACTGCAGGACGTGGTGAACAAGTACCAGCTTGGTTTGAGCATCGACCAAGTTCAGTTGAAGAACGTCAACCCACCGGTGACGGTTCAGCCTTCGTTCAACGAAGTCAATCAAGCCCAGCAGGAACGGGAGAAGATGATCAATGTCGCCAACGGCGAATACAACAAAGTCGTGCCTCGCGCCAGTGGGGAAGCCGAACAGAAGATTCAAGCCGCCGAGGGCTACGCCCTCAAACGTGTCAACGAAGCCGAGGGGGATGTGTCTCGCTTCAATGCTGTCTTGACCGAGTACCTGAAGGCCCCCGAGGTGACCAAGCGACGCATCTATATTGAAACGATGCGGGCGGTGGTGCCCAACCTTGGCAAGAAGATCATCCTGGACGAAGAAGCCAGTCAAATTTTGCCGCTGCTGCAAATGTCAACCGACACACAACGAGGCCAACGATGA
- the hflC gene encoding protease modulator HflC, producing the protein MKRAFLPLAVLLLLLASFVGLSSAYTVSETEQIIITQFGKPVGDPISDAGLHFKTPFIQEVTRIEKRILEWDGRPNEMPTKDKTYIVVDTFGRWRINDAKQFFLRLRDERSAQSRLDDILGSETRNAIAKHELIEVIRTTKDREPDVDATLVDAPGNIGMLYPITLGRAVIEHEIFEKAASKLNDFGIELLDVRFKRINYNESVRMRIFERMISERQQIAERFRSEGAGEAAKIMGRSERDLLQIESEAYKTVQQIHGVADAKATEIYASAYNQSDESVDFYEFIMTMESYQEMLDKDSTLILTTGSDIFRFLKHVDRPNNAPAAR; encoded by the coding sequence ATGAAACGTGCCTTCCTGCCCCTCGCCGTCCTGCTTCTGCTCCTGGCGTCCTTTGTCGGTTTGAGCAGCGCGTACACCGTGTCGGAAACCGAACAGATCATCATCACTCAGTTCGGCAAGCCCGTGGGGGATCCGATCAGCGACGCAGGGCTTCACTTCAAGACCCCGTTCATCCAAGAAGTCACCCGCATCGAGAAGCGAATCTTGGAGTGGGATGGTCGCCCCAACGAGATGCCGACCAAGGACAAGACTTACATCGTGGTCGATACGTTCGGACGATGGCGGATCAACGATGCGAAACAGTTCTTTCTGCGATTGCGAGACGAACGCAGCGCCCAGTCTCGCTTGGATGACATCCTCGGCAGCGAAACTCGCAACGCGATTGCCAAGCACGAGCTGATCGAAGTCATTCGCACCACCAAGGATCGCGAGCCCGACGTCGATGCGACCTTGGTCGACGCACCCGGCAACATCGGCATGCTCTATCCCATCACGCTGGGGCGTGCGGTGATTGAACACGAAATCTTCGAGAAGGCCGCGAGCAAGCTCAATGATTTCGGAATCGAGTTGCTGGACGTTCGGTTCAAGCGAATCAATTACAACGAAAGTGTTCGCATGCGTATTTTTGAACGCATGATCAGTGAACGACAGCAGATCGCAGAACGTTTTCGCAGCGAGGGCGCGGGCGAGGCGGCGAAGATCATGGGGCGGAGCGAGCGAGACCTGCTGCAAATCGAATCCGAAGCCTACAAAACGGTCCAGCAAATTCACGGCGTTGCGGACGCCAAGGCGACCGAGATCTACGCCAGTGCTTACAACCAAAGCGACGAATCCGTTGACTTCTATGAATTCATCATGACGATGGAGTCGTATCAAGAAATGCTGGACAAAGACAGCACGCTGATTCTCACCACAGGCAGCGACATCTTTCGATTTCTCAAGCATGTCGATCGGCCAAACAACGCCCCGGCGGCAAGGTAA
- a CDS encoding DUF1501 domain-containing protein has protein sequence MTNPENLSAHGRRLLDRRNFLGTAGLSTAGLGLASLLQADGLLASDVGTAGGKTPIRPSIDPDKPYLPRPAHFEAPAKQVLVIFCPGAVSHVDTFDYKPALTKLHGQKPPGIPAVTFEGPTGNIAKPFWDFKPRGETGKMVSDLLPHLAEQVDDFCFLHSLHTDTSAHPQGENFLNTGFTMEGFPSFGSWVTYALGTENQELPAFVAINDPRGLARSGKNNFGNGFLPAAFQGTDFNAKNPPNNLHRPSRLSPDADQATVDLLQRLNAKHLELYPGDANLAGRIASYELAGKMQTSVPDVMDLSGETAATLKAYGVEGGSPVRGEYAKNCILARRLIEQGVRVVQLFNGSDPAGGNGITNWDSHSDIAKTHAMQAEIMDQPTAALIADMRQRGLLEDTLVVWATEFGRMPFLQSNGTGRDHNPDAFTCFLTGAGVKPGFSYGESDEFGFKAAVNPTSVYDFNASLLHLMGLDHERLTFYHNGLERRLTNVHGSVIHDVMA, from the coding sequence ATGACAAATCCAGAGAACCTTTCCGCTCACGGTCGCCGGTTGCTTGATCGTCGAAATTTCCTTGGCACCGCCGGGCTGTCCACCGCTGGGCTTGGCCTGGCAAGCTTGCTGCAAGCCGATGGATTGCTGGCATCGGACGTGGGCACCGCCGGGGGCAAGACCCCCATTCGCCCGTCGATCGATCCTGACAAACCGTATTTGCCGCGACCGGCCCACTTCGAGGCGCCCGCCAAACAGGTGTTGGTGATTTTCTGCCCTGGTGCGGTCAGTCATGTCGACACGTTTGACTACAAACCAGCGCTCACGAAGCTGCACGGACAAAAACCACCGGGCATCCCGGCGGTCACCTTCGAAGGCCCCACGGGCAACATTGCCAAACCGTTTTGGGATTTCAAACCGCGGGGTGAAACCGGAAAGATGGTCTCGGACTTGTTGCCCCATTTGGCGGAACAGGTCGATGACTTCTGCTTCCTGCACTCGCTCCACACAGACACGAGTGCCCACCCACAGGGCGAAAACTTTCTGAACACGGGGTTCACGATGGAAGGGTTCCCGTCGTTTGGATCCTGGGTGACTTACGCCCTTGGAACGGAGAACCAAGAACTGCCCGCCTTCGTTGCGATCAACGATCCGCGCGGTTTGGCTCGAAGTGGCAAGAATAATTTCGGCAACGGATTCTTGCCGGCTGCCTTCCAGGGCACCGACTTCAATGCCAAGAACCCGCCCAACAACTTGCATCGGCCCAGCCGGCTCTCCCCCGATGCGGATCAGGCAACGGTTGACTTGCTGCAACGACTCAACGCGAAGCATCTGGAACTCTACCCCGGCGATGCCAACTTGGCCGGACGCATCGCGAGCTACGAGCTGGCGGGAAAGATGCAGACCTCCGTTCCTGACGTGATGGATCTTTCCGGCGAAACAGCCGCCACCCTGAAGGCCTACGGCGTCGAAGGTGGCAGTCCAGTGCGAGGGGAATACGCCAAGAACTGCATTCTGGCTCGCCGCCTGATTGAGCAGGGCGTGCGAGTGGTTCAACTGTTCAATGGCAGCGATCCCGCAGGTGGCAATGGGATCACGAATTGGGATTCACATTCCGATATCGCCAAGACGCACGCGATGCAAGCCGAGATCATGGACCAACCGACGGCGGCTCTGATCGCGGACATGCGTCAGCGTGGATTGCTTGAAGACACGTTGGTCGTTTGGGCGACGGAGTTTGGCCGAATGCCGTTCTTGCAATCCAACGGCACGGGACGCGATCACAATCCGGATGCCTTCACCTGCTTCCTCACCGGTGCCGGTGTCAAACCTGGCTTCAGCTATGGCGAGAGCGACGAGTTCGGTTTCAAAGCCGCCGTGAACCCAACCTCCGTCTATGACTTCAACGCCAGCTTGTTGCACTTGATGGGACTGGATCACGAACGATTGACGTTCTATCACAACGGATTGGAACGGCGATTGACCAACGTCCACGGCAGCGTCATTCACGATGTGATGGCCTGA